The DNA region AGCCTCGCGGAGCACTGGTCGTTCGCGTCGAGCCGCAAAGCCCGGCAGCCCGCGCCGGTGTCCACCCGGGGGATGTGATCCTGCAACTGGATGACAAGACCATCACCAGCTCGAAGGATCTGCCGCAGGTCGTGGGCAGCATGAAGCCCGGCAGCAAGGTCAAGCTGCGCATCTGGCGCAAAGGCAGCGAAGTGCAGTTGTTTGCCACGCTGGGCGAGCTCTCCAATGACACGGCCGCGCAACCGGCGACCGAGCCGAACCAGCCGCAGAGCTATCAGTTCGGCAAGCTCGGGCTGGTGGTCAGCGAAATCCCGCCGGCACAGCTGGCCCAGATCGGCCTGCGCGGCGGTCTGCTGGTGGAAAAGGTCAAGGGGCTGGCGGCCCGTTCGGGACTGATGGGCGGAGATGTCATCATCGGCGTCAACCAGACCGAGGTGACCACCATCAAGGGCTTCGAGCAGGCGCTGTCCAGTGCGCACGGCAATATTGCGTTGCTGGTCCGCCGCATGAGCGACACCTTGTATGTACCGCTGAAACTGAACTGATCTGCAGCCTGCCAGGACAAGCCCGACCAGACGGTCGGGCTTTTTTTCAGGCCAGCCGCAGTGCGGACAGTGCCTGCTCCAGTACATGGCGGGCCGCCCGTTCATCGCCGCCATCCTGCCGATGCCACAGCACTGACAGTCCGCTCCAGGCGGCAATCCAGCCCAACAGCCGCTGAGGCACCAGCCCGGCCTCCTCGCAGACCAGGGCCAGCAGACGTTCCAGCCTTCCCGGCTGCAGCACGACGTCCAGACAGGGGTTGCAAAACAGATTGGCATAGTCGAAACCACGCTCTCCATACAGCCCCTTGGGATCGATGGCACACCAGCCCCCCACCCCCTGCATGACGTTGCCGTGGTGCAGGTCGCCGTGTAACAAAGTGACCTCCTGCTGACTGCTCAGCAGCGAAGCCGCCAGGCCGGCAGCCTGACGCAACGCGACCTCCCCTCCGGCCTGATACTGCAGCAAATCCTGGAACCATTGCGACAAGGGCATCAGGACCGGCAAGGGTTCTGCCCCAGGCCGATGCAACTCGCGCGCCACCCGACACAACACCCGGGTCGCCTGATCATCCTGCCCCTGTTGTGACATGAGCGGCAGCGAAGGCTCGGGCAACAGGCGCGCCATCAGCAAGGCCGGCCCATGCAGCCCCAGCACCGCCGCGGCACCGCGTCCGTCACGCCAGGCCATCCACTGATTGCCGCGGATTTCCTCTTCGGTCAGGGCAATCTTCAGCATCGCCGGCTGACCGCGCCAGCGTACCGCCTGCAGGACACTGCTGGCGGTATGAAACGGGGCGGCGTCGCGACGCAGTTGCCAATGCGCGATATAGCGCGCCAACAGATCAGATGGTTGTTGCTCGGCAGTCATGAAACATCCTCGTGATGGAACAAGCCCGGCGGGACAAACGGGTGCCGCATGGCACGGCAAGCCCCCCTCTATCGGTGGCTGATAGCAGAGTGGACTATGGAGGACACAAGAAAATTCCTGCCAACGCAGAAAAAGACTGTCTCGTCAAAGTGGCATGGCAAACCATGATGGTTCGTGGAACGTGCGAACTGCAACTCACTTGGCATGGCTATAGGCGCTGCTGCTATGATGCCATATCGCTGATTCTACCCATCCGACATGAAACCGATTGCCCTGTTCCAACATCACCCCGACGACGGTGCCGGTTACTTTCTTGATTTCGCCCGACGCAGCCATTTGCCTGTCGTCCTGTTTCGCGGCGATATGGGAGAGGCCTTGCCGACCACCATTCAGCCGTTCTCTGCCCTGGTGTCGCTGGGCGGACCGATGAGTGTCAATGACCGGCTGGACTTCATCGAATACGAGACGCTGCTGATGGAAGAAGCCATCGCGCATCAGATCCCGATTCTGGGGCACTGTCTGGGCAGTCAGCTGCTTGCGCGCACCCTGGGGGGCGAGATTCGGGCCAATGCACCGTCCCCGGTGGAAATCGGCTGGCATCGGGTGGAAGCACTGGACGACCGGCATCCGGACTGGACCGGGATGTTCCGGCTCGGAGAGGTGTTTCAGTGGCATAACGAGAGCTGGAGCCTGCCAGAAGGCGCAGAACTCCTGCTGGGCAATGCACACTGCGCTCACCAGATGTTCCGTCATGGGCCGCATCTGGGCATGCAATTCCATATCGAAATTACCGCCGACAAGATCCGCGCCTGGTGTCGCAGCAGCAGCCACGAACCGGCCCAATGGGCACATTTGCCCTGTGCGCAGTCTGCCGAGGCCATGCAGCAGGACCTGACGGACAAGGTGGGCCTGTCCAACCGCATGGCCGATGCCATTTATCAACGCTGGAGTCAGGCACTTTATCAGAAAGGGTAAGCATGGATTTTCTGACCACGGACTTGTGCGATGCCCAGCCGGACAAGGTGCAGGTGCTGGAGCCCCTCTTCCGCGCCTATGGCGGCCGGACACGTTTTGGCGGCCAGATGGTGACGCTCAAGCTGTTTGAGGACAATGCCCTGGTGCGCAGCACACTCTCCGAGCCGGGACGGGGCCGCGTTCTGGTGGTGGACGGCGGCGGCTCTTTGCGCTGTGCGCTGCTGGGTGATCAGCTGGGCGAGCTGGCCGTGCAAAACGGCTGGGCCGGGGTGCTGGTCTTTGGCGCCATCCGGGATTCGGTCGCGCTGGGTAAACTGCCGCTCGGGATTCGTGCCCTGAATACTCACCCCATGAAATCGATCAAGCGCGGGGAAGGTCAGCGGGATCTGTCTTTGCGTTTTGCCGGCGTGACACTCCAGCCTGGTCATTGGCTGTATGCCGATGAGGACGGGATCATCGTCAGCGCCGACGCCCTGCTCTGACCTGCCCGCCCAGGGCCTAGCCGGATTCGAGCTGGTGCGAACGCCGGCGCGGATGGGGCTGGCTGCCCTCTTCCACCGAACGTTCATGCACGGGCAGCCCCCCCAGTTGTGCCGGCTCGGCCCAGGGCAGGTGGCTAGCCCACCAGGTATGATGCTCTGGCTGCAGCCACTGCGGCTGATCCAGCGAGCACAGCGTCAGATCCACCTCACCCGGATCGGATTCATGGCGATAACTGAGCGTGGTGCCGCAACGCCGGCAAAAGCCGCGCTCCACCGCGGCCGAAGACCGATACAGCGCCTGCGCCTCGCCGCGCCACTCCACCTCCGAGACCCGGACGGTAAACCAGGACACAAAGGCGGCCCCGCTGGCCTTG from Paludibacterium sp. B53371 includes:
- a CDS encoding aminoglycoside phosphotransferase family protein gives rise to the protein MTAEQQPSDLLARYIAHWQLRRDAAPFHTASSVLQAVRWRGQPAMLKIALTEEEIRGNQWMAWRDGRGAAAVLGLHGPALLMARLLPEPSLPLMSQQGQDDQATRVLCRVARELHRPGAEPLPVLMPLSQWFQDLLQYQAGGEVALRQAAGLAASLLSSQQEVTLLHGDLHHGNVMQGVGGWCAIDPKGLYGERGFDYANLFCNPCLDVVLQPGRLERLLALVCEEAGLVPQRLLGWIAAWSGLSVLWHRQDGGDERAARHVLEQALSALRLA
- a CDS encoding type 1 glutamine amidotransferase, which translates into the protein MKPIALFQHHPDDGAGYFLDFARRSHLPVVLFRGDMGEALPTTIQPFSALVSLGGPMSVNDRLDFIEYETLLMEEAIAHQIPILGHCLGSQLLARTLGGEIRANAPSPVEIGWHRVEALDDRHPDWTGMFRLGEVFQWHNESWSLPEGAELLLGNAHCAHQMFRHGPHLGMQFHIEITADKIRAWCRSSSHEPAQWAHLPCAQSAEAMQQDLTDKVGLSNRMADAIYQRWSQALYQKG
- the rraA gene encoding ribonuclease E activity regulator RraA, with protein sequence MDFLTTDLCDAQPDKVQVLEPLFRAYGGRTRFGGQMVTLKLFEDNALVRSTLSEPGRGRVLVVDGGGSLRCALLGDQLGELAVQNGWAGVLVFGAIRDSVALGKLPLGIRALNTHPMKSIKRGEGQRDLSLRFAGVTLQPGHWLYADEDGIIVSADALL
- a CDS encoding GFA family protein, whose amino-acid sequence is MQDQLTGGCLCGSIRYVVRGVPGYLTHCHCKTCRKASGAAFVSWFTVRVSEVEWRGEAQALYRSSAAVERGFCRRCGTTLSYRHESDPGEVDLTLCSLDQPQWLQPEHHTWWASHLPWAEPAQLGGLPVHERSVEEGSQPHPRRRSHQLESG